GGCTAAGATCTAACAAAAAAAACTTGAAAAGCATGAAAAATGTCTGGGGCCTGCCCCAAAGAAAATAAGTTAGACTGAACGCGCTAACCTTTAAATATAGTTGGGTCAAGCCCAATAGCATCCATCAAAGTAATGTGTATAATCCTCAGCCCAATTCATCATTCTTGGGCCCCAATCTTTAGCCCTCTCCACATCGCAAACCCTAGGTGAAGCAATGTCCTGTCGACCATTCCTAGACCTTTGGCAACAAATCTCCCACCCAAGCATCCTTCCAACTCCAATGATTGTTTGGTTGTGCTAGCTCATTCCTAACCTCTCCTTTAGAATAAGGAATCTTCTATGTACCTCCTTTTGACTCCAAAGCCTCAACAAAACTATACCAATTTTTCCCCTTCAAGCCCCTAGACTAAAGATTTTGTTGTTCTATTGCACTCCCACTTGCAAAAATTTACCTTTGTGATTCAATCCACTCATCACCCAAAAAGGCAATCTACCAAATGTTTTGTGACGATAGAAATGCTCCAAATCCAATATGTAGATTAAGGAAGAAAAATCGCATACCTATCTTGAGACTGAAAGAGTGAACATGATCCACGAAGTTCTGACTTGGGATCTCTCCTCAAAATGAACAAAGCCTCCTCCCCAGTCTTACTTTCAATCTACACCAACTTGAGGAGATTCTCTTCTTTTTAAGCTTTGGAAGTCAAGAAGCATAATGTTATTCGAGACAGCTCAACCCCAACATGAGAACAGCACAAAGTGCTAGGGGAATTTGGAAAAATGGGAGTGTAAAAGAGCAACTCAAGTCCAAGTCAACAAGGTTTAACCCTAGTATCTGAAGTTGGCTACATTACCTCTTCACCATCCTTATCTAGGCAAAGTAATTCCAAAATCATGGGCTATATATCTCCCTTTACAGCCTCAACCCACATTTTCATCAGCCTTCAGCTTGTCCATGTAGGGCCTCCAACTTATACCATAAAAGTCCAAAGGATTTTTTTTCCTGCATAAAACTTAAGGGTATACATAAACAAGAATTCAATAGAAATATTTACATTGACAAGAATTTGATAGAAAGGTTTACATTAGCTATCAAGTATCAACCTAAAGCAGCTCTACCCCTTCCTTCAAGCTTGAGGTCCATTTAAACAATGAAGTACGTTACATGAATGATGCTAAAGACTTCATTTAGTGTCTCTGCATAATTGGAAATTAAATTATACAAGATAGATGAAATTACACAATCAACTTAGATACTAATTAATggtgaagaaataaagaaaagggaACAAGAATAGCAAAGTTCAAAGCCCAATACCAATACTTAATAgcagaattttattttatttttttttcctttcaaataAACCAATCCTTGCCGCTTTGAAGGGGCTTTCCACATAGGAGTGTGGAAAAAGAAAAGTACCCATCCTTGCCATAATAGAAGGGGCTTTTCGCCATGGTAGtgtggaaaaataaaattaacaattCTTGCCATCCTTGGAGGGGCTTTTCACATAGGAGAGTCAAATGTGCAAGAGggaattttttcaaattttctactcTTCTGTATAAACAAAGTCATATTTGCTTCCTAGATTGGGATTGCAAAAAAACATCTTTAGCAAAAGAGTGATGCTATACTAAGAGAAAATTCCtacaaattttttatactcttgTGGCTTTTCGTCATGGGTTATTATAAAAAGTAGGAAGCTTTTACTTAAAGTTTTTCCCAAAATGCTGACAAAAATAGAGTTTACAATTTTCCAAGAAAAGGGATGATTTCTTAAGTTAGTATGACTAAACTTCAGAAATAGAACAAAACAGACCCCTTTTGTTCTGAGAGCCAGCTTTCAATTCAGGCAATTCAATTATATGCCAAGTCACAAATGAATTTCTAGCCATGCTattaaaaaaatgagaaatatccaAGAGATATCGAAACactaaaacataataaatataaaattgaattagCCATCAACTCCTTCATCAAACAAAAGAAATTTTGAGTTAACACTGCACAAATATTGATCATGGCAATTTTTTCAGAAAACTAGGTGTTAGGAAGGGCATAGTATTAGTGACTCATATTTTCACCAAGCATTTCAGCTCAGTTCACCAAGACACATTATTTCACGAGTGTCCTTATAAATCAAACAACCGCacataaagaaataaaaataaaaataaacaccaaaaatcaatcaatcaaccaactACTCTCTGCTTTGAAAGCGTCCATTGCTCAACATGATTCTATAGACTCAAACAAAGCAAAACAACGATCATCGAATAAACCATGTGTAATGAATGTAAAAAATAATCCAACCTTTGCGCGTATGGAAACCAGTTGACTTGCAATTTTTTCCCTTGTAGTAATCCCTTGGGGCCCGTTTTGACGACAGAATTTCAAGGGACGATGTGCGCTTTCTTCGCATTGCCCTTCCTACACCTAGTATCAGTCCCAATGGCATATTGTCTCTTCACAAAAACGAATCTCTAACCTTGCAGTCGCTAAATTAACTGAAAAGCAGAATATCAGCATTAAAAATGGATATCGAACAGAAAATGGCAGTGATGATTGATTGAGATAAATTTGCCAAAGCAATCGGCAGGCACAACAAAAGAGAAGATATAAGAAACATGGAAGATTTTTCATCATAAGGGGATTGGGAATCTGAAGATTACCCAGCACACACATCAATTAAGTTACAACGAAGTGAATGAACCCTATATCTCAGAGTAAAACACCATAGCCATAGTTCGGGTGGAATGGAAGAAAGCTCATATTTGGGCTCGAATGGACATGGGGGAAGAAAGAACATCAGAGGGCTTACCGGTGACCAGAGGGGCAACAAGGACGTTGGAAGGAGGAGGGCTACAAAACTGGTCGCCTGGTGCCGCCCGACCTGCAGTGGGCAGGAGAAACCAAAAGCGTTGTTCCGAGAGGGAGAGGGCTTTAGAAAGATCATGAGACGTGGCAAAGCCCAAGGGTTTGGAAATCAGTCTTTTCccgttttatttttattttataataaaatattaaataatttaattttcccaatttaatacttatataatCACATAACTTTTTCCTACAATTATTCAAATTCACGCGTCAAAACCCCCGATTCATGGATCTCCCGGttcaagaaataaaaataagaggaTCGAACCATTTCTTCTGACTCTTTTTCAAATTCGAGATATGTTGGTTGATCGTATATTTCATTATAGTTCTATGATTCATAATATCATTTCCTATTTGATCCCTTTGAATTCCATATTCGAAGTTGCGATCAGATCTATTCATAAAATATAAAGAGATAGACCTGATCATTTAAATCTCATAACTTAATCTtacgagatttgtcacgtgtcaagTAAATTCAGGAATACGTGCACAACAGCTTTTGAATGTTATTTCTAACTTTTATATTTCACTATATTAGattatgattaaaaatatatatagactttacatgTTAAATAAATCTCAAAATAAATAGTTAGGTTGAAATCTTTTTAATTTCTACACGTACATAGAGTTTGTTgaatttagtttttcttaattatttttaaatggtGACATATTATGTGTGTATTTAAAAAAAGAGATGGAAAGAACCTAGGTTTTGAGTTTGATAGTTCATCACTTGTATAACAACCtggaaaaattataataattaaataattaggaagacaataaatggaatagataaataaaaaataaggaaaaaaggaaaattttggaaaaaaaaatagtagacctcgtcaacgaatatcCTGTTTTCGTAGATGAGTATTTTTCTAGAGATCATCGACAAAGTTCAGTCCCTCGATGAAGAGATCCCAAGTGAGCAGATTTCGAATTTTaagttttgtcgacgaacgcaatATCTCACTGATGAAGTTCCTTctgtgactcgtcaacgaatcttgtcttctcgtcgacaaggccacgtggcaaCTCCATGTATAAAAAGATTTGGGGAAGCTTCTTGGCGaagaattcatttttccttcctttctttctctctctaaaacgtcctctctcccttctctcttcaaattcggTCCAAATTCAGCCCAAATCGA
This Malania oleifera isolate guangnan ecotype guangnan chromosome 11, ASM2987363v1, whole genome shotgun sequence DNA region includes the following protein-coding sequences:
- the LOC131167948 gene encoding uncharacterized protein LOC131167948, whose product is MPLGLILGVGRAMRRKRTSSLEILSSKRAPRDYYKGKNCKSTGFHTRKGGYVVMPEKLPNYVVPDLTDFKLKPYVSQCPIEMKTTEATDAVK